ATACTGTCGCTCACAATAAAGTTCTTACGGCTTTTAGCCACATGGGCCGAATAACTGGTGATACCCCATCGCAGCCGGTTGATATAAAACTTATCCGACTTGATCTCCAGATGGTCTCCTTTTTTCAAAATACGCACCTTAAAAGTTATACAGCCCTCCACTCCCGTGAGTTCCAGATCACCGGTTACTTCGTACTCACTGCCTTTTATGTGACGGGCATGATCAAGAACAAAACGCGAATAAGGATATTTTTTGGTATTGAAAAAGACATCGGAGCGTAAAATATTTTGCAATGTCTTTTTCATCAATTGATAGGTAATATCCTGATCGAATACGCTGTCCATTTTCATCAGGATATCAGCACCAATCAAATTTTCCCCACTCATTTTCAGGCATCCCTGTTGCAAATACATATAGCCGTGATGGATATTACACGACCAGTAAAGGCGGCTGTGCACCGTATCAATACGATATTCTGTAGTATCTCCTTTTACCGGTTCCATGGCAAATACCGAACCACTCATCAAAAAAGAGAAAAACAGGTATGTAATTAGTCTTTGTTTCATCGTGTCCAGTTGTTATTGAGCAATATGACGTTCAGTAATAACCCCGGTAATTTTATCATCTTTCAGCAACTTTTTCAGTTCTGCCGGAATATTTTTAGCCTCTTTAAAAATGGTATTTCGCATTTCGGCACCATAAAAATTACAGCCTTCGAGGTCTGCCCCGGTAAAATTGGCTTCCTGCAAATGGGCACCACCAAAATTCACCCGCTTTAAAATGGCATTTTTAAAACTGGCGCCTTCCAGTCCGGCCCCGGTAAAATCAGAACCGGTCAGAATACAATCGTCAAATCGGGATTGGGTAAGCACGCCCCGTATAAAACGGGTGTGAATTGCTATGGAATGGCTAAAATCAGCATGGGTAAACTCCACATCTTTCATCAGGGCATTGGTAAAATTACAATACCGCAACGAAGCCCGGTGTCCGGTCATTCCAAACATATTGGCCCCCTGAAAATCGGAGCTGTCCAGCCGTGAATCCGTCACATGGTCATGAAAAAGCTTTGCCTGGCTAAAATCACAATGTTCAAGTAACGAA
The sequence above is drawn from the Candidatus Sulfidibacterium hydrothermale genome and encodes:
- a CDS encoding YceI family protein; this encodes MKQRLITYLFFSFLMSGSVFAMEPVKGDTTEYRIDTVHSRLYWSCNIHHGYMYLQQGCLKMSGENLIGADILMKMDSVFDQDITYQLMKKTLQNILRSDVFFNTKKYPYSRFVLDHARHIKGSEYEVTGDLELTGVEGCITFKVRILKKGDHLEIKSDKFYINRLRWGITSYSAHVAKSRKNFIVSDSIGISFDLRATPKK
- a CDS encoding pentapeptide repeat-containing protein, whose product is MIRFVRIVPVIVLFFGLVACGNQASKEQQKTSTKSMSAVRPDGKNGPVVMKKVANFLSPHEIDSIVSIKTTRRSGKVRAKGIKPVPQNGDDFRRAMLDKVYWNGVHVEEGDFRGASMRSAKCSESNFSYSDFRAADIRWTLFDRSLLEHCDFSQAKLFHDHVTDSRLDSSDFQGANMFGMTGHRASLRYCNFTNALMKDVEFTHADFSHSIAIHTRFIRGVLTQSRFDDCILTGSDFTGAGLEGASFKNAILKRVNFGGAHLQEANFTGADLEGCNFYGAEMRNTIFKEAKNIPAELKKLLKDDKITGVITERHIAQ